One stretch of Pseudomonas sp. NC02 DNA includes these proteins:
- a CDS encoding RHS repeat-associated core domain-containing protein: MDPKTRDVDGVLNDFTHCLNTYDAWAESFWSFSALDVEQVFKVGDEVSLVAPITRSLYPASTVATCKANSPLTLVHMFQSTRFVPIGNTPVMLQEVAQDGGALGDPIHKTIGPSGILEVTECTVDRQYRVSFYPNVSQDHIKALYASYQSELSSLEGNLRGQWTSTFKPIWESYAKAGYGERYTSLQLAYARGFENVLYGLWDGIAQLYQWLADIKPNSEKLLQYLSQAELGALLKLSHEAIAKGLLILSDEPLLFIYLSAMVSWMRMLPPHYMFELLGEITTEVLLNLLLLWATGGMGVAVRLGAQVLGKVRSERAREWLEQIAKLGGTAPLDRHAEVLKPLSLQSHAVPVKAAAVPLKAGVDEISNPAPMVREPKTARTALVKQEPVDDAPASAKNPNGDASVCSANTCTNGCPVSMVTGEELLTLTDGSLEGVLPFAWTRLYRSSAVEVDCGLGFGWSHALAQRLVVSGGSVVWTDHENRSTTFPLPSAARPAITNSLAEAAIYLGALPDEWVLAQASLFYHFRDGVLTAISDAYDNRLRISRDYSGRIQRIDNGVGQGLLLRYDRRHIVAVDYQVQRELDWVTEQNVVAYKYDDAWRLIEATNAVGESERYRYDDQQVILERELAGGASFFWEWERSGKAARCVRHWASFSQMDTRYVWDDNGTVTVHNADGSQEVYVHDQRARLVQRIDPDGAQHFKSYDEKGRLTVEQDPLGAVTAYQYDEAGRLIALFPGDDTPTSYEHDNGFVRVVRRGDAVWKYQRNDQGDITRKTDPDGNYTEYTYTQHGKLTGVWYPDNRSQRFIWNERGQLIEEKLANGGVRRYRYDELGRQVACEDEHGALTQYQWDAVGRLLKVIQPDGATREFSYNPYGKITAERDELGRVTRYEYADGLHLISRRINPDGTQLKYRYDNVRLLLTEIENEVGETYRLDYHANGLIQQETGFDGRRTAYAYDLAGHLLEKTEYGDDGSRLVTGYQRDSAGRLVRKTLPDRSIVDYTYDRLGNLLSVDDGHWPLHYEYDLQNRLTAEHQGWGTLRYGYDECGQLNYLRLPDNNRLAFHHDKGGDLATIELNGNLLTSHLFKSGREHQRQQGQLLSHYHYDDQGRLHAHAITQQEQRYQRRQYDYDKRGNLTRILDTRKGQHDYHYDPLDRLTRANHSHDLQERFVHDPAGNLLMQDRVGPSVVKGNRLLMQGDRHYDYDAFGNLLRERRGRAQQLVTEYSYDCQHRLISVTQPDGTEATYRYDPFGRRIAKTIKSQTTEFFWQGDTLIAEHSADHHQSYIYEPNSFRPLALLKGYGPEDVKPVHYQLDHLGTPQELTAPDGEIVWSAHYRAYGQIAKLDVNTVTNPLRFQGQYFDPESGLHYNRHRYYNPDIGRYLTPDPVKLAGGLNGYQYVPNPTGWVDPLGLNTCPGGDGCKPTIGAAEPSAEASVNKAEPKQPTPDESEEYLFRGDKTKPDVVFKDGFKSKGASEDLYLHAIDSDDPPSNFISTSPIKAVGINFATSYKTKPGYLYTLRSIAGHDLNTELGMQAPYPKEKEFAIHHRIHTEDILGVTPMKKDGSYVGYSIPNPNRKIE, encoded by the coding sequence ATGGACCCGAAGACGCGCGACGTCGATGGGGTTCTCAATGACTTCACACATTGCCTGAACACCTACGACGCGTGGGCCGAGAGCTTCTGGAGCTTTTCGGCACTGGATGTCGAGCAGGTGTTCAAGGTCGGCGACGAGGTTTCGCTGGTCGCGCCCATCACCCGTTCCCTGTATCCCGCCAGCACCGTCGCGACCTGCAAGGCCAACTCACCGTTGACCCTGGTGCACATGTTCCAGAGCACACGGTTCGTGCCCATCGGCAATACGCCGGTGATGCTGCAGGAAGTCGCGCAAGACGGTGGCGCCCTCGGCGACCCCATCCATAAAACCATCGGCCCCAGCGGCATTCTCGAAGTCACCGAGTGCACCGTCGACCGGCAGTACCGGGTCAGTTTTTATCCCAACGTTTCCCAGGATCACATCAAGGCACTGTATGCCTCCTATCAGTCCGAGCTCAGCTCGCTGGAAGGCAACTTGCGCGGTCAGTGGACGAGCACGTTCAAGCCGATATGGGAGAGCTATGCCAAGGCGGGTTATGGCGAGCGCTACACCTCGCTGCAACTGGCTTATGCGCGGGGCTTTGAAAACGTGCTTTACGGCCTCTGGGACGGTATTGCGCAGCTGTACCAGTGGTTGGCAGACATCAAGCCCAACAGCGAAAAGCTCCTGCAGTACCTCTCCCAAGCCGAGCTTGGAGCGCTCCTGAAGCTCAGTCATGAGGCGATTGCCAAGGGATTGTTGATTCTCAGCGACGAGCCGCTGCTGTTCATCTACCTGTCCGCGATGGTCAGCTGGATGCGCATGCTGCCGCCGCATTACATGTTTGAGTTGCTCGGGGAAATCACCACCGAGGTGTTGCTCAACCTGCTGTTGCTGTGGGCTACCGGCGGTATGGGTGTGGCGGTACGGCTAGGCGCGCAGGTGCTGGGCAAGGTCAGGTCCGAGCGGGCACGGGAGTGGTTGGAACAGATTGCCAAGTTGGGCGGTACGGCCCCGCTGGATAGGCATGCGGAGGTGCTTAAGCCGTTATCGCTTCAGAGTCATGCAGTGCCGGTCAAGGCTGCGGCGGTGCCGTTGAAGGCTGGCGTGGACGAGATATCCAACCCGGCACCGATGGTGCGGGAGCCGAAGACGGCGCGCACGGCGTTGGTGAAGCAGGAGCCTGTGGATGATGCGCCAGCTTCGGCGAAAAACCCCAATGGAGATGCTTCGGTCTGTTCGGCGAATACCTGTACCAATGGCTGCCCGGTTTCGATGGTTACTGGTGAGGAACTGCTGACCCTCACAGACGGCTCGTTGGAGGGTGTCCTGCCATTTGCCTGGACGCGGTTGTATCGCAGCAGTGCCGTGGAAGTGGATTGCGGGTTGGGGTTTGGCTGGAGTCATGCGCTGGCGCAGCGCTTGGTGGTGAGCGGCGGATCGGTGGTGTGGACCGATCACGAGAACCGCAGCACCACCTTTCCCCTGCCCTCTGCTGCACGGCCGGCGATCACCAATAGCCTGGCGGAAGCGGCGATTTATCTGGGTGCTTTGCCGGATGAATGGGTACTGGCTCAGGCGTCGCTTTTCTACCACTTCCGTGACGGTGTGCTGACGGCGATCAGCGATGCGTATGACAACCGGCTGCGTATTTCCCGTGACTATTCCGGGCGGATTCAGCGGATTGATAACGGCGTTGGTCAAGGATTGCTGCTGCGGTATGACCGCCGACATATCGTTGCCGTCGACTATCAGGTGCAGCGGGAACTGGACTGGGTTACCGAGCAGAACGTTGTTGCCTACAAGTACGACGATGCGTGGCGGTTGATCGAAGCGACCAACGCGGTAGGCGAAAGCGAGCGTTATCGCTACGACGATCAGCAGGTGATCCTGGAACGGGAACTGGCCGGCGGGGCGAGTTTCTTCTGGGAGTGGGAACGGTCCGGCAAGGCGGCGCGATGCGTCCGCCACTGGGCCAGCTTTTCGCAGATGGACACACGGTATGTGTGGGATGACAACGGCACTGTCACCGTACACAACGCCGATGGCAGCCAGGAAGTCTACGTCCACGACCAGCGCGCTCGGCTGGTGCAGCGGATCGATCCGGACGGCGCGCAGCACTTCAAATCCTACGATGAAAAAGGCCGGCTGACGGTCGAGCAGGATCCGCTGGGGGCGGTGACGGCCTATCAGTACGACGAAGCCGGTCGGTTGATTGCGCTGTTTCCCGGGGACGATACGCCGACGTCCTACGAGCATGACAACGGGTTCGTACGGGTTGTGCGCCGTGGTGACGCGGTGTGGAAATACCAGCGTAACGATCAAGGCGATATCACTCGCAAGACTGATCCGGACGGCAATTACACCGAATACACCTACACCCAACACGGAAAGCTCACGGGTGTTTGGTATCCGGATAACAGAAGCCAACGCTTTATCTGGAACGAACGCGGCCAGCTCATTGAGGAAAAACTGGCGAATGGCGGTGTGCGGCGTTATCGCTATGACGAGCTGGGGCGGCAGGTGGCTTGCGAGGATGAGCATGGTGCGCTGACCCAGTATCAGTGGGACGCCGTAGGTCGTTTGCTGAAAGTGATTCAGCCTGACGGGGCCACACGCGAATTCAGCTACAACCCGTACGGAAAAATCACTGCTGAGCGCGACGAGTTGGGCCGCGTCACCCGCTACGAATACGCCGATGGTCTGCACCTGATCAGCCGCCGGATTAATCCGGACGGCACGCAGCTTAAATACCGTTATGACAATGTTCGGTTGTTACTGACCGAGATTGAAAACGAGGTCGGCGAAACCTATCGGCTCGACTATCACGCCAACGGCCTGATCCAGCAGGAAACCGGGTTTGATGGGCGCCGCACCGCCTATGCCTACGACCTCGCCGGGCATCTGCTGGAAAAGACCGAGTACGGCGACGATGGCAGTCGTCTGGTTACTGGTTATCAGCGGGACAGCGCCGGTCGCCTGGTAAGAAAAACCCTGCCCGACCGCAGCATTGTCGATTACACCTACGACCGCCTCGGCAATCTCCTCAGCGTCGACGACGGCCACTGGCCGCTCCACTACGAATACGACCTGCAAAACCGCCTCACCGCCGAACACCAGGGCTGGGGCACGTTGCGCTATGGCTACGACGAATGCGGCCAACTCAATTACCTGCGGCTGCCAGACAACAACCGCCTCGCCTTCCACCACGACAAAGGTGGCGACCTCGCCACCATCGAACTCAACGGTAACCTGCTCACCTCGCACCTGTTCAAATCCGGCCGCGAACACCAACGCCAGCAGGGCCAACTCCTCAGCCACTACCACTATGACGACCAGGGCCGCCTGCACGCCCACGCGATCACTCAACAGGAACAACGCTACCAGCGCCGCCAATACGACTACGACAAACGCGGCAACCTGACCCGCATCCTCGACACCCGCAAAGGCCAGCACGACTACCACTACGACCCGCTCGACCGCCTGACTCGCGCCAACCACTCGCACGACCTGCAGGAACGCTTCGTCCACGACCCGGCGGGCAACCTGCTGATGCAAGACCGCGTCGGTCCGAGCGTCGTCAAAGGCAATCGCCTGTTGATGCAAGGTGACCGCCATTACGACTACGACGCCTTCGGCAACCTTCTGCGGGAACGCCGGGGTCGGGCGCAGCAGTTAGTTACCGAATACAGTTACGACTGCCAGCACCGACTGATCAGCGTCACCCAGCCGGACGGCACCGAAGCCACATATCGCTACGACCCGTTTGGACGGCGTATCGCCAAAACGATAAAAAGCCAAACCACCGAGTTCTTCTGGCAAGGCGACACGCTGATTGCCGAACACAGTGCTGATCACCACCAAAGCTATATCTACGAACCCAACAGCTTTCGCCCATTAGCGCTGCTGAAAGGCTACGGCCCGGAAGACGTAAAACCCGTCCACTACCAACTCGACCACCTCGGCACACCACAAGAACTCACCGCCCCCGACGGCGAAATTGTCTGGTCAGCGCACTACCGCGCCTACGGCCAAATCGCGAAGCTGGACGTCAACACCGTTACCAACCCGCTGCGCTTCCAGGGCCAATACTTCGACCCGGAAAGCGGGCTGCACTACAACCGTCATCGCTACTACAATCCGGACATTGGCCGCTACCTGACGCCTGATCCGGTGAAACTGGCGGGCGGGCTGAACGGATACCAGTACGTGCCCAACCCGACGGGGTGGGTGGATCCGTTGGGGTTGAATACCTGTCCGGGAGGAGACGGCTGTAAGCCAACCATTGGCGCCGCTGAGCCTTCGGCAGAAGCGTCAGTCAACAAAGCAGAACCCAAACAACCGACACCAGATGAAAGCGAGGAGTATCTTTTTCGCGGAGATAAAACCAAGCCAGATGTAGTGTTCAAAGACGGCTTCAAAAGCAAGGGAGCTAGTGAAGACCTATACTTGCATGCCATTGATAGCGACGACCCTCCAAGTAATTTCATTAGTACATCACCTATAAAGGCGGTAGGGATAAATTTCGCCACCAGCTACAAAACAAAACCAGGTTATCTATACACTCTAAGAAGTATCGCTGGTCACGACCTAAATACAGAATTAGGGATGCAAGCCCCCTATCCAAAAGAAAAGGAATTTGCCATTCACCACAGAATACACACAGAGGACATTTTAGGCGTTACCCCTATGAAAAAAGACGGAAGCTACGTAGGCTATTCAATTCCAAATCCGAACAGGAAAATAGAATGA
- a CDS encoding SDR family oxidoreductase: MNEDLDFTGRNVLVTGGAQGIGRAIVEAFALRGARVMIADLQLAEALALELCGRGCQVEAVTVDLADAAAVFELIAGVEHDWGRLDILVHNAGYFPLTPFAEITPAMLDRTLAVNLSALFWLTQAALPMFRRQGRGCVLVTSSVTGPRVAFPGLSHYAASKAGVNGFIRNAALELAGLNVRVNGVEPGMIATPAMGNLGDDQVNAQIASRVPLGRLGAPSDIAGAMLFLASDLAGYITGQTLVVDGGSTLPEV; the protein is encoded by the coding sequence ATGAATGAAGACCTGGATTTCACTGGTCGCAACGTATTGGTAACGGGTGGCGCCCAGGGTATTGGTCGGGCCATCGTCGAAGCGTTTGCCCTGCGGGGTGCGCGGGTGATGATCGCCGACCTGCAACTGGCAGAGGCGCTCGCGCTGGAGCTGTGCGGGCGCGGCTGCCAGGTGGAAGCGGTGACGGTGGATCTGGCGGATGCGGCTGCGGTTTTCGAGCTGATTGCAGGGGTGGAACACGACTGGGGGCGGCTGGATATTCTGGTGCATAACGCCGGGTATTTTCCGCTGACGCCCTTTGCCGAGATCACTCCCGCGATGCTCGACCGCACCTTGGCGGTCAACCTCTCGGCGTTGTTCTGGCTGACCCAGGCGGCGCTGCCGATGTTCCGCCGTCAGGGTAGGGGCTGCGTGCTGGTTACGTCGTCTGTCACAGGTCCCCGGGTTGCGTTTCCGGGGTTGAGTCACTATGCGGCGTCGAAGGCCGGGGTCAACGGGTTCATTCGCAATGCGGCGCTGGAACTGGCCGGTTTGAATGTGCGAGTCAACGGTGTGGAGCCCGGCATGATCGCAACCCCGGCCATGGGCAACCTGGGGGATGACCAGGTAAATGCACAGATCGCCAGCCGGGTACCGCTGGGACGGCTGGGCGCACCGTCGGATATTGCCGGGGCAATGCTGTTCCTGGCATCGGACCTGGCGGGCTATATCACTGGGCAGACGCTGGTGGTGGATGGCGGCTCGACCTTGCCGGAGGTTTAA
- a CDS encoding SDR family NAD(P)-dependent oxidoreductase → MTEPRTIVITGAGTGIGAACARLYAAEGAQLVLIGRRREPLEQVARETGRLVLVGDAACPQTWEGFIAQIRQHYERIDVLLACAGGHGVGSATDTSPQTWEAALRSNLDSAFYSARACLPLLLESAGNIVLMGSIASLAAGPEVCGYTTAKHALLGLNRSLARDYGPRGVRVNAVCPGWVRTPMADEEMQPLMDFHGETLQHAYDRVCADVPLRRPASAEEIARVCRFLASSDASIITGATLVADGGSSIVDVPTLAYARMEQRHE, encoded by the coding sequence ATGACTGAGCCGCGCACGATTGTGATCACCGGGGCCGGCACGGGCATCGGTGCCGCGTGCGCCCGGCTGTACGCCGCCGAGGGTGCGCAGTTGGTACTGATCGGCCGTCGCCGCGAGCCGCTGGAGCAGGTCGCGCGGGAAACCGGGAGGTTGGTGTTGGTGGGTGATGCAGCCTGCCCGCAGACCTGGGAGGGTTTTATTGCGCAGATTCGCCAGCACTATGAGCGGATCGACGTGCTGCTGGCCTGTGCGGGCGGCCATGGCGTGGGCAGCGCCACCGACACCAGCCCGCAGACCTGGGAAGCGGCGCTGCGCAGCAACCTCGACAGCGCCTTCTACAGTGCGCGGGCGTGTTTGCCGCTGCTGCTGGAAAGCGCCGGGAACATCGTGCTGATGGGTTCGATTGCCTCACTGGCTGCCGGGCCCGAGGTGTGCGGCTACACCACGGCCAAGCATGCCTTGCTCGGGCTCAATCGCTCGCTGGCCCGAGATTATGGCCCGCGCGGGGTGCGGGTGAACGCGGTGTGCCCCGGCTGGGTGCGCACGCCGATGGCGGATGAGGAAATGCAGCCGTTGATGGATTTCCATGGCGAGACGCTGCAGCACGCCTATGACCGGGTGTGCGCCGATGTGCCGTTGCGCCGGCCGGCCAGCGCTGAAGAAATCGCCAGGGTGTGCCGCTTCCTGGCATCCAGTGACGCGTCGATCATTACGGGTGCGACGCTGGTGGCGGACGGGGGCTCAAGCATCGTCGATGTGCCGACGCTGGCCTATGCGCGTATGGAGCAGCGTCATGAATGA
- a CDS encoding molybdenum cofactor biosynthesis F family protein, with the protein MTTPSDWITVGALADGFAPEAFILPNLADLSGKAFTLHFANGWQIEHRFERDSLSWVAADGHSSGSATYRATSVRPGLYLVDFIKREGTQAWSVSLVLDTASASFTAVLGRMPTQEQTREGLYSRALAGKPLTSVEVEFLHGNLDRPWQPGQCPHAPTTDLIGLRNQYRYSPSEVYEHIYLNHQFYAWQCLKGVEQGLCDTDRCDYYKIADQLYLFVWREKIIPTLGLVLIDLQQHRSDGKIFGYADASFDELSNFPISSYCQVLNRTEHPDD; encoded by the coding sequence ATGACCACCCCTTCTGACTGGATCACCGTGGGCGCCCTGGCCGACGGCTTCGCCCCAGAGGCATTTATCCTGCCGAACCTGGCCGACCTGAGCGGCAAGGCCTTCACCCTGCACTTCGCCAATGGCTGGCAGATCGAGCACCGTTTCGAGCGCGACAGCCTCTCCTGGGTTGCAGCCGACGGTCACTCCAGCGGCAGCGCCACCTACCGTGCGACCTCGGTGCGCCCCGGCCTGTACCTGGTGGATTTCATCAAGCGCGAAGGCACGCAGGCCTGGTCGGTCAGCCTAGTGCTCGACACCGCCAGCGCTTCGTTCACCGCTGTGCTCGGGCGCATGCCCACCCAGGAACAAACCCGCGAAGGCCTCTACAGCCGCGCCCTTGCCGGCAAGCCGCTGACTTCGGTGGAAGTGGAATTTCTCCACGGCAATCTCGACCGCCCGTGGCAGCCAGGCCAATGCCCCCACGCACCAACCACCGACCTGATCGGCCTGCGCAACCAGTACCGCTACAGCCCGAGCGAGGTCTACGAGCACATCTACCTCAACCACCAGTTCTACGCCTGGCAATGCCTCAAGGGTGTCGAGCAAGGCCTGTGCGACACCGACCGCTGCGATTACTACAAGATCGCCGACCAGCTCTACCTGTTCGTCTGGCGCGAAAAAATCATCCCCACCCTCGGCCTGGTGCTGATCGACCTGCAGCAACACCGCAGCGACGGCAAGATCTTCGGCTATGCCGACGCCTCCTTCGATGAGCTATCGAACTTTCCCATCAGCTCCTACTGCCAGGTGCTCAATCGCACGGAGCATCCTGATGACTGA
- a CDS encoding LuxR C-terminal-related transcriptional regulator translates to MHALPAHEVAGQCLQAFTRLIPVSQAAFYCVDRQLQARDFQLHGMSGEMHRDYLDNYRQFDPLQPRNCLSSGLAVVPLGLAMARQPARDTRRYGDFLRRYGVVDVVEIFAQRAGQPQAAISLLRTADQGTFTGEQLAQLNALQTLLQLAVANMQPTEDALAGLTPKERQIALLLRQGASNKQLAQELDVGLPTIKTHLINLFRKAGVSSRTELVGSLFL, encoded by the coding sequence ATGCACGCTCTCCCCGCCCACGAAGTCGCCGGCCAGTGCCTGCAGGCTTTCACCCGCTTGATTCCGGTCAGCCAGGCCGCGTTCTATTGCGTCGACCGCCAGCTGCAAGCCCGGGATTTCCAGTTGCACGGCATGAGCGGCGAAATGCACCGCGACTACCTCGACAACTACCGCCAATTCGACCCGTTGCAACCGCGCAACTGCCTGTCCAGTGGCCTGGCGGTGGTGCCGCTGGGCCTTGCCATGGCCCGCCAGCCGGCGCGGGATACCCGGCGCTATGGGGATTTTCTGCGGCGCTATGGCGTGGTCGATGTGGTGGAGATTTTCGCCCAGCGCGCCGGCCAGCCCCAGGCGGCGATTTCGCTGTTGCGCACCGCCGACCAGGGCACTTTCACCGGCGAGCAACTGGCCCAACTGAACGCCCTGCAAACCTTGCTGCAACTGGCGGTGGCCAACATGCAGCCCACTGAAGATGCATTGGCCGGTCTCACACCCAAGGAGCGCCAGATCGCCCTGCTGTTGCGCCAGGGCGCCAGCAATAAACAGTTGGCCCAGGAGCTGGATGTCGGCCTGCCCACCATCAAGACCCACCTGATCAACCTGTTTCGCAAGGCCGGCGTCAGCAGTCGCACAGAACTGGTGGGAAGTCTTTTCCTGTAG
- a CDS encoding cupin domain-containing protein: MTLVTLKKDIQLSELDAWGTVADLGSTILEGEVRAFGKMTFGAPTDPVSSAYFGTTQGKFRMVYPFAEQATVVTGEVVLTDESTGQRTRYKAGDSWFVTKGTPVLWEVVSESFVKHYFAVV, translated from the coding sequence ATGACCCTCGTTACCCTCAAGAAAGACATCCAGCTATCCGAACTCGACGCCTGGGGCACCGTCGCCGACCTCGGCTCGACCATCCTCGAAGGCGAAGTCCGGGCCTTCGGCAAAATGACCTTCGGTGCCCCCACCGACCCGGTCAGCAGCGCCTATTTCGGCACCACCCAGGGCAAGTTCCGCATGGTCTACCCGTTTGCCGAACAAGCCACCGTGGTCACCGGCGAAGTGGTGCTCACCGACGAGTCCACCGGCCAGAGGACCCGCTACAAGGCCGGTGACAGCTGGTTCGTGACCAAGGGCACCCCGGTGCTATGGGAAGTGGTCAGCGAAAGTTTCGTCAAACACTACTTCGCCGTGGTGTGA
- a CDS encoding FAD-binding oxidoreductase, with protein sequence MINIETPTYYTATKKYNLSFPTLEQDVEADVVIIGGGFSGINTALELAEKGITNIVVLEARYLGFGGTGRNGGQIMAGIGHDLEKIKKDVGEDGLRQIFEISDLGADIIKNRIAKYDIDADFCHGYGYMGFNARQEKTLRAWEKDFKSINTQHEIRFLGGSDVKQIIGSDAYSSALLHMGGGHVHSLNLLLGEAKALAGHGVRIFENSPALEISYGERITVRTGRGSVKASKLLWACDSFLNKLEPELHRSTINTYAFQMMTEPLPEELINRISPIRGAYSDIRPVIDYYRVTNENRLLFGAATPLVEHIPGDLKAWNRNLMLKIFPYLKDVKIDLAWGGPMACSPNLFPQIGTLPGRSNAFYVQGYSGFGVTPSHIICKVLAEGMSEGSARYDLVSSIHRPTIIGKDAIRPLLLTAGKSWHQLSGYWNGRR encoded by the coding sequence ATGATCAATATCGAAACGCCGACCTATTACACGGCGACCAAGAAATACAACCTCAGCTTCCCCACCCTGGAGCAGGACGTGGAAGCCGACGTGGTGATCATCGGTGGCGGCTTTTCCGGGATCAACACCGCCCTGGAGCTCGCCGAAAAAGGCATCACCAACATCGTCGTGCTGGAAGCGCGTTACCTGGGTTTTGGCGGTACCGGGCGCAACGGTGGGCAGATCATGGCCGGCATCGGCCACGACCTGGAAAAGATCAAGAAGGACGTGGGTGAAGACGGCCTGCGCCAGATCTTCGAGATCAGCGACCTGGGCGCCGACATCATCAAGAACCGCATCGCCAAGTACGACATCGATGCCGACTTCTGCCACGGCTATGGCTACATGGGCTTCAACGCCCGCCAGGAAAAGACCCTGCGCGCCTGGGAGAAAGACTTCAAATCCATCAACACCCAACACGAGATCCGCTTTCTTGGCGGCTCCGACGTCAAGCAGATCATCGGCTCCGACGCCTACAGCAGCGCCCTGCTGCACATGGGCGGCGGGCATGTGCACTCGTTGAACCTGCTGCTGGGCGAAGCCAAGGCCCTGGCCGGCCACGGCGTGCGGATTTTCGAGAACAGCCCGGCGCTGGAAATCAGTTATGGCGAGCGCATCACCGTGCGCACCGGCCGCGGTTCGGTCAAGGCCAGCAAGCTGCTGTGGGCCTGCGACAGTTTCCTCAACAAGCTGGAGCCGGAACTGCACCGCTCGACCATCAACACCTACGCGTTCCAGATGATGACCGAGCCGTTGCCAGAAGAGCTGATCAACCGTATCAGCCCGATTCGCGGGGCCTACAGCGACATTCGCCCGGTGATCGACTACTACCGCGTCACCAACGAAAACCGCCTGCTGTTCGGCGCCGCCACGCCTTTGGTGGAGCACATTCCCGGCGATTTGAAAGCCTGGAACCGCAACCTGATGCTGAAGATTTTCCCGTACCTCAAGGACGTGAAGATCGACCTGGCCTGGGGCGGCCCGATGGCCTGCAGCCCGAACCTGTTCCCACAGATCGGCACCTTGCCCGGGCGCAGCAACGCGTTCTACGTGCAGGGCTATTCGGGCTTCGGCGTGACGCCGAGCCACATCATCTGCAAGGTGCTGGCCGAAGGCATGAGCGAAGGCTCGGCGCGGTATGACTTGGTCAGCTCGATCCATCGCCCGACCATCATCGGCAAGGACGCGATCCGCCCGCTGCTGCTTACCGCCGGCAAGTCCTGGCATCAGCTCTCCGGTTACTGGAACGGCCGCCGCTAA
- the hpaR gene encoding homoprotocatechuate degradation operon regulator HpaR: MLKPRQSLTLTLLQAREAAMSFFRPSLNEHGLTEQQWRVIRILSQHDELEIYQLAELACILKPSMTGVLVRMEAAGMVHRRKAEQDQRRVLVTLAEKGKASFESMSQCMEENYQRLQEQFGEEKLQVLLGLLDELKTIKR, from the coding sequence ATGTTGAAACCCAGACAATCCCTGACCCTGACCTTGCTTCAGGCCCGTGAAGCGGCCATGAGTTTTTTCCGGCCCTCGCTGAATGAGCATGGGCTGACCGAACAGCAATGGCGGGTTATTCGAATTCTCAGCCAGCATGATGAGCTGGAGATTTACCAACTGGCGGAACTGGCGTGCATCCTCAAGCCGAGCATGACCGGCGTGCTGGTGCGCATGGAGGCGGCGGGGATGGTGCACCGGCGCAAGGCCGAGCAGGATCAGCGGCGGGTGCTGGTGACGCTGGCGGAGAAGGGCAAGGCCAGTTTCGAGTCGATGAGCCAGTGCATGGAGGAGAATTACCAGCGGTTGCAGGAGCAGTTCGGGGAGGAGAAGTTGCAGGTGTTGCTGGGGTTGCTGGATGAGTTGAAAACCATCAAGCGCTGA
- the hpaI gene encoding 4-hydroxy-2-oxoheptanedioate aldolase, translating to MDMPINRFKQRLQRGETQIGLWLGLADAYCAELAANAGFDWLLIDGEHAPNDLRGMLGQLQAVAPYDSQPVIRPVIGDTALIKQVLDIGVQTLLVPMVETADQARQLVRAMRYPPGGVRGVGSALARASRWNRIPGYLDEADAQMCLLVQIENREGLDNLDAIAAVDGVDGVFIGPADLSAAMGHRGNPGHPEVQAAIEDAIGRIQKAGKAAGILSADEKLARRYIELGAAFVAVGVDTTVLMRGLQGLAAKFKDTATPAITGGVY from the coding sequence ATGGACATGCCCATCAACCGTTTCAAGCAGCGCCTGCAACGTGGCGAGACCCAGATCGGCCTGTGGCTCGGTTTGGCGGACGCTTATTGCGCCGAACTGGCGGCGAATGCCGGGTTCGACTGGCTGCTGATCGACGGCGAGCACGCGCCCAATGACCTGCGCGGCATGCTCGGCCAACTGCAGGCTGTCGCGCCTTATGACAGCCAACCGGTGATTCGCCCGGTGATCGGCGATACGGCGTTGATCAAGCAGGTGCTGGATATCGGCGTGCAGACGCTGTTGGTGCCGATGGTGGAGACGGCTGACCAGGCACGGCAGCTGGTGCGGGCGATGCGTTATCCACCGGGTGGTGTACGGGGCGTGGGCAGCGCACTGGCGCGGGCGTCGCGCTGGAACAGGATTCCCGGTTACCTGGATGAGGCCGATGCGCAGATGTGCCTGCTGGTGCAGATCGAGAACCGTGAAGGCCTGGACAACCTCGATGCGATTGCGGCGGTTGACGGAGTGGACGGGGTGTTTATCGGCCCGGCGGACCTGAGCGCGGCCATGGGGCACCGGGGGAATCCCGGGCACCCCGAGGTGCAGGCGGCGATTGAGGACGCGATTGGGCGGATTCAAAAAGCCGGCAAGGCGGCGGGCATCTTGAGTGCGGATGAGAAACTGGCGCGGCGGTATATCGAGCTTGGGGCGGCGTTTGTGGCGGTAGGGGTGGATACGACGGTGTTGATGCGCGGGTTGCAGGGGTTGGCGGCGAAATTCAAAGACACCGCAACACCGGCCATTACCGGCGGCGTGTACTGA